The genomic segment TTTTTTTAAGATGCCTCATGCCAGTTTTTTATATTATTTTCAATCACAATTATTGTTAGAAAACCAAAGAAATAAGCAACCAAATCTCCAATGCTAAAAGAAGTTCCTAAAACGAGTTTCCAGAGTTTCTCATATTCAAACGGATAATGATTTTGCAAAGTTGTGAGTTGTAAAAACTCGATTCCAAAAGAAATAATTAAAACAATTATGGCTGCTTTATTTGCAGAAATATTTATGAAGCTTTTTACTAAAGTATAGAGGAGTATCACTGCTAAAAAATCGCCAAAAGTGTGTCTTATAAATCCATTGGCATATGTTGCAATTGCGATTTCAGATAGGAGCAATGAGCTAAAAATTAGAAAGTATTTTTTATTGAATTTCATAAATGTTTTTTTAAAAAAGAGCAAAACCTCAAAAATATGAAGTAGAGGCTTTGCTCTAATCAACCAACTAACTATTAATTATTCTCCCAATCGATTTTTCTTGAAGTGTACATAACTCCAGCTAATATTAAGAATAAGCCAATACTACCAACTAATAATGCATAATTTTCTAATTGAATAATTACAAAAATAAAGGTGTACAAAGCCGTTAAAGAAATTCCTATAAAGAGTGGAAATTTTAATGTTTTTAAAATTGATTTAGAATAGGCTGTAATTAGTAAAACAACAGCAGTTCCTGCAATTATGTAGGCTTTAAAAAAGCTACTATGTTCCGAAATTGAGATTAATAATGTGTAAAACATTGTTAATGCGATTCCAACCATTAAATATTGAAATGGATGCATGTTTATTTTGCTCATCGTTTGTATTAGAAAGAAAATTAAGAAAGTTAAACCAATTACTAAAAACCCGTATTTGGCGGAACGCTCACTTTTTTGATATTCATCTACAGGAATTAAGAAATTTACTCCAGAAGCAAATTCAGTTAAATCTGGAATTCCACTAAAATATTGTTGAGAAAAAGGTCTGTTGATATCTAATATTTTCCATTTTGCATTAAAACCATCCTCTGTAATTTTATCTGAATTATAAGGGAGAAATTCTCCAATAAAATTGGCATCTTTCCAATCGGATTTTATATTTACATCAGTATCTTTTCCAATAGGAATAAACTGAATTTGTTTACTTCCTTTCATTTCTACGCTCATAGAAAATAAAACTTCTTTATCTTTTGGAACATCCGTTTCTAAAATATTGTTACTCTCTAATTCATTTAGGTTTATAACATTTGATCTGTATTTCTTTTTGGTTTTAAAGTTTTTAGAAGTTAAAGAATATTGGTTTTTATTCATTTTTATTTCGAACAAACTAATTGCTCCTTTTAGGTTCGAAGTCTGTACCACCAAATGTATTTTATCCCATAAAATATCTTCATTTTTTATGTCTTTTTCAGAAAAATTTGGTGTAGAAAAACTACCATTTATATCAATTTTACTTTTATAAACGGCAGTTTTATAAATTCCTCTCTCTTTTTCTTCTGGGTTTATTGTTGAATTTATTTTTAGTTTTTCTGGAAAAAAATAAGCGTATTTTGTACTTGAAGAAGTAATTTTTTCTGATTTTTTACTCTCAGTATTCATTACATATTTTGTGTGGTAAACCTTATAAGGAACTTTTAAAATAGGACCGTAAAGTAAAACTTCTTCTCCCCATTTTTGGTTAATTTCTCCCACAACTTCCTGTTGCCTAAACTTTCGTTCTGTAATTAAACTCTCGATAAATGATAATGGAATCATTAAAACGAGTACTAAAATTCCTACGATAATCATTCTTGCAGTGATAGAGGTTTTTGCCCATTTGCCAAATTTTCCTTGTTGATTGTTGTTTGTGTCCATAGTTATTGTATTTGTAAAATTTGTTGTTTGTTAAATATGATTTCTCTTAAATCTGATAATGAGTGAGCAAAAAGTTTTTGATACTCTAAATGATGAAATGGATTACATTTCTTACCCAATTTGTAAGATTTTAAATAATAGCTTGCAAATTCTGGTAGCATTAGAGAACCAACAATTACAACTCCAAATAGATAAAAACTTCTTTTGCCATTACCAAAACATAAATATTGTAAGGCAATTTCATCTTCTACTTTGGTTCCATAACCCGTAATTAAATGGTATGCATCATGCCTTTCTACTTTTGGTAATAATTCGAACCCGTTTTTGTTAAGAAAAGCGCCAAGTTCATTCCCAAAAGTTCCATTAGGGTATTTTAGTAACTCTTTACTGGTAATTCCCCAAGGCTTTTTGTTTTTAAACCTGATATACATTCTTTGTGAATGCTCAAACAACCAGTAAATTAATTTCTTTCTCATTTTATTATTTTAAAAGAACTTTGTTTTTCAAAGTAAGTGGATAAAAAAAAGTTTATTTGTTTTTAATTAATTTTTCAAGTGCTTCTATATGCTTTTTAAATTCCTGTTTTCCCAACTCTGTTGCATAATATTTTGTATTTGGTTTTCTGCCTATAAATTGCTTTTCAACTTTAATAAAATCTACTTTTTCGAGCGATTTTGTATGGCTTGCCAAATTCCCATCTGTAGCACCTAATAACTCTTTAAGCGTATTAAAATCGGCATATTCGTTTACCATTAAAATAGACATAATTCCCAGTCTAATTCTATGGTCGAAAGCCTTATTTATATGTAAGATGATGTTTTTCAAATAGAAAATTTTTCGTTGCTAAATTACAGCTATTTCTTATCATATTTAAAATACATAACAGTTCCGTAAACAATATGCATTATTCCAAAACCAAGCACCCAAAACCAAAATCCATAACCCGGAAAAATGGCACAAATTAGTCCGATTACTATTTGTGTATATCCTAAGTACTTAACATCTCCCAATGTATATTTAGACGCACTTAACAAAGCCAATCCATAAAAAAGTAACATTAAAGCACCTGTTTGTCCATAACGTTGTTGATTCAGAATAATAATAATGTAAATTGCACCAGCCAAAAGTGGCACTATAAAACTGGTTAATAACCTTCTAGTTAAAGAGTCCCAAATTTTCTGATTGTTCTTTTTTGCTTTTTTAGT from the Polaribacter cellanae genome contains:
- a CDS encoding DUF2809 domain-containing protein, with the protein product MKFNKKYFLIFSSLLLSEIAIATYANGFIRHTFGDFLAVILLYTLVKSFINISANKAAIIVLIISFGIEFLQLTTLQNHYPFEYEKLWKLVLGTSFSIGDLVAYFFGFLTIIVIENNIKNWHEAS
- the creD gene encoding cell envelope integrity protein CreD; translation: MDTNNNQQGKFGKWAKTSITARMIIVGILVLVLMIPLSFIESLITERKFRQQEVVGEINQKWGEEVLLYGPILKVPYKVYHTKYVMNTESKKSEKITSSSTKYAYFFPEKLKINSTINPEEKERGIYKTAVYKSKIDINGSFSTPNFSEKDIKNEDILWDKIHLVVQTSNLKGAISLFEIKMNKNQYSLTSKNFKTKKKYRSNVINLNELESNNILETDVPKDKEVLFSMSVEMKGSKQIQFIPIGKDTDVNIKSDWKDANFIGEFLPYNSDKITEDGFNAKWKILDINRPFSQQYFSGIPDLTEFASGVNFLIPVDEYQKSERSAKYGFLVIGLTFLIFFLIQTMSKINMHPFQYLMVGIALTMFYTLLISISEHSSFFKAYIIAGTAVVLLITAYSKSILKTLKFPLFIGISLTALYTFIFVIIQLENYALLVGSIGLFLILAGVMYTSRKIDWENN
- a CDS encoding Coq4 family protein, encoding MRKKLIYWLFEHSQRMYIRFKNKKPWGITSKELLKYPNGTFGNELGAFLNKNGFELLPKVERHDAYHLITGYGTKVEDEIALQYLCFGNGKRSFYLFGVVIVGSLMLPEFASYYLKSYKLGKKCNPFHHLEYQKLFAHSLSDLREIIFNKQQILQIQ
- a CDS encoding winged helix-turn-helix domain-containing protein, whose product is MKNIILHINKAFDHRIRLGIMSILMVNEYADFNTLKELLGATDGNLASHTKSLEKVDFIKVEKQFIGRKPNTKYYATELGKQEFKKHIEALEKLIKNK